A genome region from Thermomonospora amylolytica includes the following:
- a CDS encoding DNA-3-methyladenine glycosylase family protein, whose product MTGGRTRVWRPPWPLDVAATLSPHRRGGHDPAYRVTPDGAVWRASFTPDGPGTLRVLARAGEVEATAWGPGADWLLDGLPELLGAADEPGGLRPVHPVVAECLARGEGMRIGRTRRVFEALVPAVLEQKVVSIEAWRAWGYLLRRFGEPAPGAPGMRVPPPPAVWARIPSWEWHRAGAEAVRARTVMNAARVAAQLERDPSERRLRSLPGIGVWTAAEIRQRAAGDPDAVSVGDHNLPGLVGWALAGRKVDDAGMLALLEPYAGHRYRVTRLLELSGRRPPRRGPRMSVRDYRSF is encoded by the coding sequence GTGACCGGAGGCCGGACGCGGGTCTGGCGGCCGCCGTGGCCGCTGGACGTGGCGGCGACGCTGTCTCCGCATCGGCGGGGCGGCCATGACCCGGCCTATCGGGTGACCCCGGACGGGGCCGTGTGGCGCGCCTCGTTCACCCCGGACGGGCCGGGCACGCTACGGGTTCTCGCCCGCGCCGGGGAGGTCGAGGCGACGGCGTGGGGGCCGGGCGCGGACTGGCTGCTGGACGGGCTGCCGGAGCTGCTGGGCGCGGCGGACGAGCCGGGCGGGCTGCGGCCGGTGCACCCGGTGGTGGCCGAATGCCTGGCCCGGGGCGAGGGGATGCGGATCGGCCGGACCCGCCGGGTGTTCGAGGCGCTGGTGCCCGCGGTGCTGGAGCAGAAGGTGGTCAGCATCGAGGCGTGGCGGGCCTGGGGGTACCTGCTGCGCCGGTTCGGCGAGCCCGCGCCCGGCGCGCCCGGCATGCGGGTGCCTCCGCCGCCCGCCGTGTGGGCGCGCATCCCGTCGTGGGAGTGGCACCGGGCGGGTGCGGAGGCGGTACGGGCGCGGACCGTCATGAACGCCGCCCGGGTCGCCGCACAGCTCGAACGCGACCCGTCCGAGCGGCGGCTGCGGTCGCTGCCGGGCATCGGGGTGTGGACGGCCGCCGAGATCCGGCAGCGCGCGGCGGGCGATCCCGACGCCGTCTCGGTGGGCGACCACAACCTGCCCGGCCTGGTGGGCTGGGCGCTGGCCGGCCGCAAGGTCGACGACGCCGGGATGCTGGCGCTGCTGGAGCCGTACGCCGGGCACCGGTACCGGGTCACCCGGCTGCTGGAACTGTCGGGCAGGCGGCCACCGCGGCGCGGGCCTCGGATGTCCGTTCGCGACTACCGTTCCTTCTGA